A genomic window from Microbacterium sp. H1-D42 includes:
- the narI gene encoding respiratory nitrate reductase subunit gamma produces MSTMQILLWVALPYVCAAVFIFGHIWRYRYDKFGWTTRSSQTYENKLLRWGSPMFHLGILMVIAGHVVGLLIPREWLYAIGISEEIYHIGATVLGTFAALLTLAGLAILIFRRRTVPAVFLATTVMDKVMYVFLGATLLFGTAATLVYQVFGPGFHYRETISPWMREMIIFRPRPELMVDVPLLFQLHIITACLLFALWPFTRLVHVFSAPVGYLFRPYIVYRSRDEQRGARAPKRGWDPVEAPDPERLRRP; encoded by the coding sequence ACGATGCAGATCCTGCTGTGGGTGGCGCTGCCATACGTGTGTGCGGCGGTGTTCATCTTCGGACACATCTGGCGCTACCGCTACGACAAGTTCGGCTGGACGACCCGGTCGTCGCAGACCTACGAGAACAAGCTGCTGCGCTGGGGCTCGCCGATGTTCCACCTCGGCATCCTGATGGTCATCGCCGGTCACGTCGTCGGCCTGCTGATCCCGCGCGAGTGGCTTTACGCCATCGGGATCAGCGAGGAGATCTACCACATCGGCGCCACCGTGCTCGGCACGTTCGCGGCCCTGCTGACGCTCGCCGGGCTCGCGATCCTGATCTTCCGCCGCCGCACGGTGCCGGCCGTGTTCCTCGCGACGACCGTGATGGACAAGGTCATGTACGTCTTCCTCGGCGCGACGCTGCTGTTCGGCACGGCCGCGACGCTGGTGTACCAGGTGTTCGGTCCAGGGTTCCACTACCGCGAGACCATCTCGCCGTGGATGCGCGAGATGATCATCTTCCGCCCTCGGCCCGAGCTGATGGTCGATGTGCCGCTGCTGTTCCAGCTGCACATCATCACCGCCTGCCTGCTGTTCGCGCTGTGGCCGTTCACGCGCCTGGTGCACGTGTTCTCGGCGCCGGTCGGCTACCTTTTCCGTCCGTACATCGTGTACCGCTCGCGTGACGAGCAGCGCGGGGCGCGGGCGCCGAAGCGCGGCTGGGACCCGGTGGAGGCCCCGGATCCGGAGCGGTTGCGGAGGCCTTAG
- a CDS encoding ATP-binding cassette domain-containing protein, whose protein sequence is MSGSLDAHVVVAHADVDAHLTLAPGEVLAVMGPSGAGKTTLLDAIAGLTRLDGGYVQIDGTLLADARQHTPPSRRAIGLLGQEALLFPHMSAVGNIAFAAQSAGASRDEARAVAEEWMPRIGLSGLGDRRPDRLSGGQRQRVALARALAARPRVLLLDEPFSSLDVQAAAQLREVVRDQLQHTTTIVVSHTLADAEALADRLVILEQGRITQQGPLPEVLSTPASDFTQAVAASR, encoded by the coding sequence GCGCATGTCGTCGTCGCGCACGCCGACGTCGACGCGCACCTGACCCTGGCCCCGGGCGAGGTGCTGGCCGTGATGGGCCCGAGCGGCGCAGGCAAGACGACGCTGCTGGATGCCATCGCCGGCCTCACCCGCCTCGACGGCGGGTACGTGCAGATTGACGGGACTCTGCTGGCGGATGCCAGGCAGCACACTCCCCCGTCGCGGCGCGCGATCGGCCTTCTGGGCCAGGAGGCGCTGCTGTTCCCGCACATGAGCGCCGTGGGCAACATCGCGTTCGCGGCGCAGTCCGCCGGTGCGAGTCGCGATGAGGCTCGCGCCGTTGCCGAGGAGTGGATGCCCCGCATCGGCCTGTCCGGCCTTGGCGACCGCCGCCCCGACCGCCTCTCCGGCGGTCAGCGCCAGCGGGTGGCCCTCGCTCGCGCACTGGCGGCTCGCCCACGGGTGCTGCTGCTGGACGAGCCGTTCAGCTCGCTGGACGTGCAGGCCGCCGCACAGCTGCGCGAGGTGGTGCGCGATCAGCTGCAGCATACGACGACCATCGTCGTCTCGCACACACTGGCCGATGCCGAGGCGCTGGCCGACCGTCTGGTGATTCTCGAGCAGGGCCGCATCACCCAGCAGGGCCCCCTCCCCGAGGTGCTCAGCACCCCGGCATCCGACTTCACCCAAGCAGTCGCCGCCTCACGCTGA